One Xyrauchen texanus isolate HMW12.3.18 chromosome 44, RBS_HiC_50CHRs, whole genome shotgun sequence DNA segment encodes these proteins:
- the LOC127636821 gene encoding centrin-3-like isoform X2 — translation MSLSLRTDLTADKSKRKKRRELTEEQNVEIKEAFELFDTDKDKEIDYHELKVAMRALGFEVKKVDVLKILKDYDREGTGKITFEDFKEVVMDMILERDPKEEILKAFKLFDDDETGKISLRNLRRVARELGEDMSDEDLRAMIDEFDTDGDGEINQEEFVSIMTGDS, via the exons ATGAGCCTGTCTCTCAG GACAGACCTAACTGCTGATAAGAGTAAAAGGAAGAAAAGGAGAGAACTTACCGAAGAGCAAAATGTTGAAATCAAGGAGGCATTTGAACTCTTTGATACAGACAAGGACAAAGAAATAGATTATCATGAGTTAAAG GTGGcgatgagagcacttggatttgaGGTGAAGAAAGTAGATGTGTTGAAGATCTTAAAAGACTATGACAGAGAAGGAACCGGGAAAATAACATTTGAAGATTTCAAAGAAGTGG TGATGGACATGATATTAGAAAGAGACCCAAAAGAAGAAATCTTGAAAGCTTTTAAACTGTTCGACGATGATGAAACGGGAAAGATCAGCCTGAGGAACCTGCGGCGAGTGGCCAGAGAACTTGGCGAAGACATGAGCGATGAAGACCTGCGCGCCATGATTGATGAATTTGACACAGACGGGGACGGCGAGA TTAATCAAGAGGAATTTGTCTCTATCATGACCGGCGACTCGTGA
- the LOC127636821 gene encoding centrin-3-like isoform X1: MNLTSGTSPNTRPSFLRTDLTADKSKRKKRRELTEEQNVEIKEAFELFDTDKDKEIDYHELKVAMRALGFEVKKVDVLKILKDYDREGTGKITFEDFKEVVMDMILERDPKEEILKAFKLFDDDETGKISLRNLRRVARELGEDMSDEDLRAMIDEFDTDGDGEINQEEFVSIMTGDS, encoded by the exons GACAGACCTAACTGCTGATAAGAGTAAAAGGAAGAAAAGGAGAGAACTTACCGAAGAGCAAAATGTTGAAATCAAGGAGGCATTTGAACTCTTTGATACAGACAAGGACAAAGAAATAGATTATCATGAGTTAAAG GTGGcgatgagagcacttggatttgaGGTGAAGAAAGTAGATGTGTTGAAGATCTTAAAAGACTATGACAGAGAAGGAACCGGGAAAATAACATTTGAAGATTTCAAAGAAGTGG TGATGGACATGATATTAGAAAGAGACCCAAAAGAAGAAATCTTGAAAGCTTTTAAACTGTTCGACGATGATGAAACGGGAAAGATCAGCCTGAGGAACCTGCGGCGAGTGGCCAGAGAACTTGGCGAAGACATGAGCGATGAAGACCTGCGCGCCATGATTGATGAATTTGACACAGACGGGGACGGCGAGA TTAATCAAGAGGAATTTGTCTCTATCATGACCGGCGACTCGTGA